One Klebsiella electrica genomic window, TCATTATCCGCCATACAGCGCATGAATATGCCGGGAAGCGCCTGAAAGAGCACCATACCCTCAGGTTTTTGATAAATATCAATCCGTAACCCCCTTTGCAGCATCACGATCGGCAGCCCCATACGTTCGTGCGCGTTGTTCGTTTATTCAGGGGGATGGCGGATTAAAACGCCGGGTGATTTTACGAGGTATACTCGACGTAGCGGCGTGACAGGCATGCGAACCGGCGCCGTCGCCGTGATAGTATCCCTGTGAGCGTTGAAGGTGATGGAATATGTCATTCAATATTAATAAGATGGAGCACCGCTCCGTCATCATAAAAACATTATGCGCCTGAAAATATCTTCTCTTCTCGCAGTAGCGTCGCTGCTGTGCGGGCAGGCTCTTGCCGCGCCCACGCTGCCCGCGAATGCCGATATTCGCGATAGCGGCTTTGTTTACTGCGTAAGCGGCCAGGTTAATACCTTTAACCCGCAGAAAGTCAGCAGCGGTCTGATTGTCGACACCTTAGCCGCCCAGCTATACGATCGCCTGCTGGATGTCGATCCTTATACCTACCGTCTGGTCCCTGAACTGGCCGAAAGCTGGGAAGTCCTGGATAACGGCGCGACTTACCGCTTCCATCTGCGTAGCCACGTCCCTTTCCAGTCGACACCCTGGTTTAAGCCCAGCCGCGCCTTTAACGCTGACGATGTGATTTTCACCTTCAGTCGTATTTTTAACCGCAACGATCCGTGGCACAGCGTCAACGGCAGCAGCTTCCCCTATTTCGACAGTTTACAGTTCGCCGACAGCGTAGAAAGCGTGCGCAAGCTGGACAACCAGACCGTCGAATTTCGCCTGAAGCACCCGGATGCTTCGTTCCTCTGGCACCTGGCGACCCACTATGCATCGGTCATGTCTGCGGAATACGGCGCGCAGTTGACCAAAGCCGATCGTCCGGAACAGCTTGACCGCCAGCCGGTCGGTACCGGCCCGTTCCAGCTTGAAGAGTATCGCGCCGGGCAGTACGTACGCCTGCAGCGTCACCCGGACTACTGGCGCGGCAAACCGCTGATGCCGCAGGTGGTGATCGACCTCGGTTCCGGCGGCACCGGCCGCCTGTCGAAACTGCTCACCGGGGAGTGCGACGTTCTGGCCTGGCCTGCCGCCAGCCAGTTGACCATTTTACGCGACGATCCCCGTCTGCGTCTGACCCTGCGCCCGGGAATGAATATCGCCTGGCTGGCGTTCAATACCGCCCGGCCACCGCTGGATAAACCGGAAGTGCGCCATGCGCTGGCGCTGGCTATCAATAACCAACGTCTGATGCAGTCTATTTACTACGGGACGGCGGAAACCGCCGCCTCGATGTTGCCGCGCGCCTCGTGGGCCTACGATAACGACGCTAAAATTACCGAATACAACCCGAAAGAAGCCCGCGAGCGCCTCAAAGCGCTGGGGCTGGAGAATCTGACGCTTAAGCTCTGGGTGCCCACCAGCTCACAGGCCTGGAACCCCAGCCCGCTGAAGACCGCCGAGCTGATTCAGGCGGACATGGCGCAAATTGGCGTGAAGGTGATTATTGTGCCGGTCGAAGGCCGTTTCCAGGAGGCCCGGCTGATGGACATGAACCACGATCTGACGCTCTCCGGCTGGGCCACGGACAGCAACGACCCGGATAGTTTTTTCCGCCCGCTGCTGAGCTGTGCGGCCATTGCCTCACAGACCAACTTCGCCCACTGGTGCAATCGCGAATTTGACGACGTGTTGCAAAAGGCCCTGCGCTCCCAGCAACTGGCGTCGCGCATTGAAGCCTATAAAGAGGCGCAGCATATCCTCGCTCGTGAGCTGCCGGTGCTGCCGCTGGCTTCATCGCTGCGTCTGCAGGCCTACCGCTATGATATGAAAGGTCTGATACTGAGTCCGTTTGGCAACGCCTCCTTTGCGGGGGTCTCGCGGGAGAAAAAAGACGAGGTGAAAAAACCATGATTATTTTTACCCTGCGCCGCCTGCTGCTACTGCTGGTCACGCTCTTTTTCCTGACCTTCGTCGGCTTCAGCCTGAGCTATTTTACCCCCCACGCCCCGTTGCAGGGCGCCTCGCTGTGGAACGCCTGGCAGTTCTGGTTCGGCGGGCTGCTGCACGGGGACTTCGGTGTCTCCAGCATTAACGGTCAGCTGATTTCCGAACAGCTGAAAGAGGTTTTCCCGGCCACCATGGAGCTGTGTATCCTCGCGTTTGGCTTCGCGCTGCTGGTGGGTATTCCCGTCGGTATGCTGGCGGGGATTATGCGCAACAAGTGGCCCGATACGCTGATCAGTGCCCTGGCGCTGCTTGGTTTCTCGATTCCCGTGTTCTGGCTGGCGCTGCTGCTGACGCTCTTTTTCTCTCTGACCCTCGGCTGGTTCCCGGTCTCCGGGCGTTTCGATCTGCTGTACGAGGTGAAGACGGTCACCGGTTTTGCGCTGATTGACGCCTGGCTCTCCGACTCGCCGTGGCGCCATGAAATGATCGTCAGCGCCGTACGCCATATGGTGCTGCCGGTGCTGACGCTGGCGGTCGCCCCCACCACCGAAGTGATCCGCCTGATGCGCATCAGCACCAGCGAAGTGTTTGATGCCAACTACGTGAAGGCCGCCGCCACCCGCGGCGTCTCGCGGCGGACGATTTTGCTCCGCCACGTTCTGCACAACGCCCTGCCGCCGGTTATCCCTCGCCTCGGGCTACAGTTTTCGACCATGCTGACTCTGGCGATGATTACCGAGATGGTCTTCAGCTGGCCGGGACTCGGCCGCTGGTTGATCAATGCTATCCGCCAGCAGGATTACGCCGCCATTTCGGCCGGCGTCATGGTTATTGGCGCGCTGGTGATTACCGTCAACGTAATATCCGATATTTTGGGGGCGATGGCTAACCCGCTGAAGCATAAGGAATGGTATGCCCTGCGCTAGCAGGGATAAAAAACATTAATTCAATATAAATCAATTTAATATAAAATTTCGTCATCAAATTTTACTGATTGTGGTCCGCCAAAACGTCCGCATCGGCCCTTTCCGTTTGCCCCGGCAATCCATGTTTTGATAGCGACTGCCGGGGCTATCATTGACACCCTATATCCGCCATTGTATAAAACCCCGCTTCAGTAATGAGTTACATTTGCATTAAAATAGCTCCGGGATTTTTGAAAACGATTTTAATAATGAAGGATAGCGTTTAATGAAAAAGGTCATCTGCGCGTTAGGTATGGTGTTTGCGTCGGTCAGTTCCGCTCTGGCGACCACGTATCCTCTGACCATTGAAAACTGCGGGTATAAAGAGACATTTACCAAATCGCCTGAACGCGTCGTGGCGCTGGGGCAAAATACCGTTGAAATTTTACTCCTGCTGGGCCTGCAGGATAAGGTGGCCGCCAGTGCATTCTGGCCGACCAAAGTCTTGCCGCAGCTGGCTGAACAGAATGCAAAAATTAAAACGCTAACGGTTGAAATCCCAACCCTTGAATCTGTGCTTGCGCAAAATCCGGATTTTGTGGCGGCTCAGTTACCGCTGTTGCTGGGGCCGGAAAGTAAGGTCGCGAAACGCGAAGATTTGATGACCGTGGGCGTGAACAGCTATGTGTCCCCTGGCATGTGCGCGACCAAAAAATCCTCTGGCGATATGTACGGCAGCCGCCAGAAACTGTGGGATATGACGTATCTCTATAAAGAAATTGAAGATTTCGCCAAAATATTTAACGTAGAAGATCGTGGCCAGGCCGTTATTGCCGATTTCAAAAAACGTGAAGCGGACCTGCGTAAAGAGTTCGGTAAAAACAAACGGGATCTCTCTTTTGTTTTTTGGTTCTCCAGCGCATCCCCGTCTTCTGATGCTTATGTCGGCGGTAAAAACAGTTCTTCCGGATTTATTGCCAACGTTCTGGGTGGGCATAACGCCATCACCTCCGAGACCGAATGGCCGACGGTAAGCTGGGAAAGTATTATCGCTGCAAACCCGGATGTGATTGTGGTCTCCAGCCTGGATCGTAACCGCTGGGCGCTTGATAACGCTGAGGAAAAAATCAAATTCCTGAAAAGCGATCCTGCCGTCAGCCAACTGGACGCGGTGAAAAAAGGGCATATCGTGGTCATGGACGGTCAGGCAATGAACCCGACCATCCGGACTATCTACGGTGCTGAACAGGTCGGCGAGCAGCTCAGAAAGCTGGGACTGAACTGATGACGACCGCTATTCTTCAGCCCCGCCAGGGGCTGTTACTGACTATCTCGCTTTTGCTTTCTATCGTTTTGTTATTTCTGGTGATTGCGATTGGCGTCAGTGTGGGTGAGCTGTCGATCCCGCTGCAAAACGTCTTTTACGCCATCAGCAATAAAATGGGCCTGACCGAGGTTCCGCTCAACCGCATCTATGAAAGCGTGATTTGGGACTTTCGTCTGAGCCGCGCACTGGTGGCAGCCTGCTGTGGCGCCGGGTTAGCTATCTGCGGCGCCGTGTTGCAAAGCCTGCTGAAGAATGCGCTGGCTGAGCCTTATGTGCTCGGCGTTTCTGCCGGTGCCTCCACCGGGGCCGTTGCGGTTGTCGTGTTGGGCATCGGTACCGGGGCGGTTTCTCTGTCCGCGGGCGCCTTTGCCGGGGCGTTTGCCGCCTTCGCCTTTGTCGCCTTCCTGACCAACGGCGCGCGCGGCGGTAATGAACGCACCATTCTGGCCGGCGTTGCCGCTTCCCAGCTCTTCAATGCGATTACCGCTTATACCATCAGCACCTCCGCCAGCGCGCAGCAGGCGCGCGATGTGATGTTCTGGCTGCTGGGCAGCTTTAGCGGCGTGCGCTGGCCTGAATTTCAGCTGGTGCTGGTGGTGGTACTGACCGGACTGGCCATTTGCCTCTACTACTCCCGGGCGCTGGATGCCTTTACTTTTGGTGATGATGCCGCCGCGTCGCTGGGCATCGCCGTGCCGTGGGTGCGCCTGATTCTCTTCACCGTTACCGCGCTCATCACCGCCACTATCGTCAGTATGGCCGGCTCTATCGGCTTTGTTGGCCTGGTGGTTCCGCATATGATGCGTTTCTTCTTTGGTCCCCTGCACCGTACGCTGCTGATTGCCAGCGCCCTGGCAGGCGCGGTCCTGATGGTGCTGGCCGATATTGCTTCACGCCTGCTGATCGCGCCGCAAAGCCTTCCTGTCGGCGTGGTGACCGCGCTGGTCGGCGTTCCTTTCTTTGCCGTGATTATCTACCGCTCAAGGAATAAATAAGTAATGAGTATCTCTGCCGACAATATTACCTGGAAGGTAGGCAAAAAAGTCATCGTCAACGGTGTCTCGCTCGATGTTTCTCGTGGCGAAACCGTAGGACTTCTCGGCCCTAATGGCTGCGGAAAATCCTCACTTCTGCGCATCCTTGCGGGGCTGCGGCGCCCGGATGCCGGTTGCGTGAAGCTGGACGGGCAGGACATTTCCCGCATGGGCAAAAAGCAGTTTGCCCGCCGGGTGGCCTTTGTTGAACAACACGGCATGACCGATGCCAATATGCGCGTTCGCGACGTAGTAAAACTTGGGCGTATTCCGCATCACTCTCCTTTTTCGAACTGGAGTACGCACGATGACGAGACCGTCACCGCCGCCCTGCAAAGAGTGGACATGCTGGAAAAAAGCGCGCAGGGCTGGCTGAGTCTCTCCGGCGGGGAACGCCAGCGGGTCCACATTGCCCGCGCGCTGGCGCAGACCCCCAGCGAAATCCTGCTCGATGAGCCGACCAACCATCTGGACATTCACCACCAGATGCAGTTAATGCAATTGATTAGTGAGCTACCCGTCACCAGCATTGTGGCCATCCACGATCTCAACCATGCCGCCATGTTCTGTGATGCGCTGATTGTGATGCAGGAAGGCGAGATCATCGCGACCGGGACGCCGCAGGACATTCTGTCCGAAGAGCTTCTCTGGGAAGTGTTCCGGGTGAAAACGAAAATTGAGACCTCGCGCTTTCATGGCAAGCAGCACATTCATTTTATTGTTTAGGTTCAGGTAGCATGTCTCTTTTCTCTCTGCGCCCTGTCACAACGCTTCGGCCGCCCGTTTTACTGGGCAGCCAGTTTATTTTCAACATTGGCTTTTATGCGGTCGTCCCTTTCCTGGCCATCTTTTTACGCGACGATATGCTGCTCTCCGGCGGGGTTATCGGGCTGGTCCTCGGGCTGCGCACCTTCTCGCAGCAAGGGATGTTTATCCTCGGCGGCGCGCTCTCTGACCGCTACGGCGCGAAGGCCGTTATCCTGTGTGGCTGCATTGTTCGTGTCGCCGGTTATCTGTTGCTGGCATTCGGGCACTCCCTGTGGTCCATCATTCTCGGCGCATGTCTGACGGGCATCGGCGGTGCCTTGTTTTCCCCGTCGATTGAAGCGCTACTGGCAAAAGCGGGAACGCAAAG contains:
- the sapA gene encoding ABC transporter substrate-binding protein SapA — its product is MRLKISSLLAVASLLCGQALAAPTLPANADIRDSGFVYCVSGQVNTFNPQKVSSGLIVDTLAAQLYDRLLDVDPYTYRLVPELAESWEVLDNGATYRFHLRSHVPFQSTPWFKPSRAFNADDVIFTFSRIFNRNDPWHSVNGSSFPYFDSLQFADSVESVRKLDNQTVEFRLKHPDASFLWHLATHYASVMSAEYGAQLTKADRPEQLDRQPVGTGPFQLEEYRAGQYVRLQRHPDYWRGKPLMPQVVIDLGSGGTGRLSKLLTGECDVLAWPAASQLTILRDDPRLRLTLRPGMNIAWLAFNTARPPLDKPEVRHALALAINNQRLMQSIYYGTAETAASMLPRASWAYDNDAKITEYNPKEARERLKALGLENLTLKLWVPTSSQAWNPSPLKTAELIQADMAQIGVKVIIVPVEGRFQEARLMDMNHDLTLSGWATDSNDPDSFFRPLLSCAAIASQTNFAHWCNREFDDVLQKALRSQQLASRIEAYKEAQHILARELPVLPLASSLRLQAYRYDMKGLILSPFGNASFAGVSREKKDEVKKP
- the sapB gene encoding putrescine export ABC transporter permease SapB, whose amino-acid sequence is MIIFTLRRLLLLLVTLFFLTFVGFSLSYFTPHAPLQGASLWNAWQFWFGGLLHGDFGVSSINGQLISEQLKEVFPATMELCILAFGFALLVGIPVGMLAGIMRNKWPDTLISALALLGFSIPVFWLALLLTLFFSLTLGWFPVSGRFDLLYEVKTVTGFALIDAWLSDSPWRHEMIVSAVRHMVLPVLTLAVAPTTEVIRLMRISTSEVFDANYVKAAATRGVSRRTILLRHVLHNALPPVIPRLGLQFSTMLTLAMITEMVFSWPGLGRWLINAIRQQDYAAISAGVMVIGALVITVNVISDILGAMANPLKHKEWYALR
- the eitA gene encoding siderophore ABC transporter substrate-binding protein EitA — protein: MKKVICALGMVFASVSSALATTYPLTIENCGYKETFTKSPERVVALGQNTVEILLLLGLQDKVAASAFWPTKVLPQLAEQNAKIKTLTVEIPTLESVLAQNPDFVAAQLPLLLGPESKVAKREDLMTVGVNSYVSPGMCATKKSSGDMYGSRQKLWDMTYLYKEIEDFAKIFNVEDRGQAVIADFKKREADLRKEFGKNKRDLSFVFWFSSASPSSDAYVGGKNSSSGFIANVLGGHNAITSETEWPTVSWESIIAANPDVIVVSSLDRNRWALDNAEEKIKFLKSDPAVSQLDAVKKGHIVVMDGQAMNPTIRTIYGAEQVGEQLRKLGLN
- a CDS encoding FecCD family ABC transporter permease, with the translated sequence MTTAILQPRQGLLLTISLLLSIVLLFLVIAIGVSVGELSIPLQNVFYAISNKMGLTEVPLNRIYESVIWDFRLSRALVAACCGAGLAICGAVLQSLLKNALAEPYVLGVSAGASTGAVAVVVLGIGTGAVSLSAGAFAGAFAAFAFVAFLTNGARGGNERTILAGVAASQLFNAITAYTISTSASAQQARDVMFWLLGSFSGVRWPEFQLVLVVVLTGLAICLYYSRALDAFTFGDDAAASLGIAVPWVRLILFTVTALITATIVSMAGSIGFVGLVVPHMMRFFFGPLHRTLLIASALAGAVLMVLADIASRLLIAPQSLPVGVVTALVGVPFFAVIIYRSRNK
- the eitC gene encoding siderophore ABC transporter ATP-binding protein EitC, whose amino-acid sequence is MSISADNITWKVGKKVIVNGVSLDVSRGETVGLLGPNGCGKSSLLRILAGLRRPDAGCVKLDGQDISRMGKKQFARRVAFVEQHGMTDANMRVRDVVKLGRIPHHSPFSNWSTHDDETVTAALQRVDMLEKSAQGWLSLSGGERQRVHIARALAQTPSEILLDEPTNHLDIHHQMQLMQLISELPVTSIVAIHDLNHAAMFCDALIVMQEGEIIATGTPQDILSEELLWEVFRVKTKIETSRFHGKQHIHFIV